The Microlunatus soli genome contains the following window.
CGGCAGCACGTCCTGGGAGAACGAGTGCCTGATCTTCGCGCGGAATCGGTACGGCTGGTTGAACGGATCCGGCTGGCGCACCGCGGAGATCGGCGGGGACTACTTCGCGTCCCGCGGGATGATGCACCAGGGCGTACCTCCTCGTGGGGCGCTGGTCTGGTACCACAACTCCAGCGGGACCGGCCATGTCGCGATCAGCCTCGGTGAGGGTCGGGTGATCGGCACCTCGGTCAACGGCCGGGTCGGCGTCGCCCTCTACACCGCCCACAGCCAGCTGCGCGGTTGGTCGAAGGCCTACTTCCCCGCAGCTTCATGATCAGCAGCTTCATGATCAGCAGGCCGCTACGTCGGCTGGTCCTGGCGATCACCGCGGTGCTGCTGGCGATCACCGGTCTCACCGTGCCCGGGCCATCCGCGGAGGCCGCCGCCCGAGCACCGATCATGGTCTCGATCGCCAATGTGGGCAGCGTTTCCCAGCCGGCCGTCGGCCGGATCCTGCGCGACGTCAAGCCGCAGGTGATGGTCGTCAGTGAGGCGTACAACGCCGGGCCGCATCTGACCCGGCTGGGGCGGCAGTACCACTACCGGGTGATCCAGTTCCACCGCGGGTACGGGGCGGAGGCTCCCGACGTCGCAATGCTCGTCCGGACCGACGTCGCGATCACGTCGACGGCGTTGATGAAGATGACCGTCGGGTGGTCCTACAACGGCAAGCAGCGGGCGCCGCGGCGCTATCCGGTGGTCGTCGTGCAGCACCTCGGCCGGACCTGGGACGTGATCGGTGTGCATCTTCCGCCCGGTGGTCCGGGCGGTGGCAATCGCCGTGCCTGGCTCGAATCGGCGAACCGGGTCGAGGGCTACGCGGCCGCCCATACGGCTCATCCGGTGGTCGCTGCTGGCGACTTCAACGCCGTGGCCGACAGCTGCGCGGCACACTTCAGTGGCTTCACCGTGCGCAAGGGTGCCAAGGTCGACCACGCGGCGGTGCGGAAGAGTCGCGGGACGACGATCGACACCGTCCGCACCCATCAGGTCCGCAACGCCAACAGCCACGGCTGGCTGACGTTCGGCCTCAGCGACGGCTGACCGGTCAGGACGAGACGCGCTTCAGCCGACCCCACTGGTAGGACTGCAGCGGATGACCTTCGGCCGCCCGGTCGAAGGTCCACAACAGGTCGCTCTCCACGTTGCCGTAGAGCCGATGCCCGGCGGTGTAGTCGGGGGCGGTCTTGGTCCGTGCCACCGCATCGGTGGCCAACTCGATCTTGGCGCCGCTGATGTGGCCGTACCAGATCTCCACCACGCCGCTCGGGTGGCTCATCACCACTTCCAGCGACGCGTCCCGCTGCGGCCGCCAGAAACCGGTCTCCATCTCCAGCGGCTTGGTCGCCTTGCCCTCCTCGTCGACCTCGAAGGTCTGGGAGAAGTAGTGCAGGAAGTCACCACCGTTGTGGCTGATGTCGATGCGTTGGCCGAAGTCGCGGTCCTCGGTGCCGGGATAGCTGCTCTTGCCTGCGCCTTCCCAACTGCCGATCATCCACGCCAGGGCGACCAGTTCCGGGTTGAGGTCGGACGGAATCTCGAATGCCACCGCTCAAGGATGGCATATCGCCGAGGTCGGGCCGCTGGTCAGCCGGTGCACCGGGGGCGTCCGGTCAGTTGCCGAGGTTGCGTTCCAGCAGGAAGCTGACCGTCGCGTAGGACCGATTCGGCCCGACCGGCCAGCCGTCCAGCTCCGATCCGATCCGCCGATAGCCGAGGCGGTGGTAGAGCGCAGCAGCGCGCGGGTTGTCGTGTTCGACGGCCAGCACGGCACGGGTCAGCCCGTGACCGCGCACCTGTGCCTCCAGGGCAGCGATCAGGATGGTGCCCAGACCGAGCGACTGCCACGACTCGCGGACCGAGAGCATGGTCAGCTCCCCGGCTCCGGGTCGCTTGGTCAGATCGACGGCTCCGACCGCCACCGTACGCGCCGTCCCGGCCGGTCCTGATCGGCCGGCCGTGATCACCAGCACCGCCATCTCATCGACGTAGCTGCGCTGGACGGCACGGGCCAACGCGTCGATGTGTTCGGCGCCGCCGGACCATTCCAGCTCGACCAGATCCTCCGGCTCGGCCGTCCGCACCGCGTACGGCACCACCAACTGCTCCACGCCCAGCCCCTTTCGGCAGGTTCGCTCCGCTCCTGCAGGTCCGATCCTCCGCCCGAACATCGGACCTGCGCGGGAACCGTAGCGGGTCGACGAATAGGGTCGATACCCGTGACGCGATATGTGTTCATCGGAGCGGGCGCGATCGGCAGCGCGGTGGGCGGTCTGCTCGCTGCCCGGGGCACTGATGTGCTGATGGTCGCGCGGGGTGATCATGGCCGGGCGATGGCAGCCGGCGGTCTGCGGCTGCGGACGCCCGAGGAGACCGTCTCGGTGCGACCGCCGACGGTGACCGGGCCGGACGGCGTCGTGCTGCGGCCCGATGACGTGCTGGTCTTGACCACCAAGACCCATCAGGCCGAGGCGGCCATCGACCAGTGGGCCGACGTCGAGGTCCACGACGGCGACACCGTACGAGGTCGGGCGGCCGACCTGCTGCCGATCATCACGGCCCTGAACGGCGTCGCCAGCGAGGAGATCGCGCTGCGCTACTTCGCCCGGGTCTACGCCGCCTGCGTGATGATGCCGGCCGCGATGATCGATCCCGGCGAGGTGATCCTGCGTGGCACACCGCAGCGCGGCGTCTTCCATCTCGGACGCTATCCGACGTTGCCTGCCGACGATCCGGATCGCCGCGAGGCCGACGCCCGGTGGTTGTCCGGACTGGCCGCGGACTGGGATGCGGCCGGTTGCCACGTCACCACCCCGGACGCGGTGATGGACTGGAAGTATCGCAAGCTCCTTTCCAATCTCGGCAACGTGTTCGATGCCCTGTTGGCCGATCCGGGCGAGGCCGGCGACCTGCGCCGCGCCGCCGAAGCGGAGGCCCGCCGGATCCTCGACGCGGCCGGCATCGGCTACATCAGCGACGAGACCGACAACGCCGCCCGCCGGCCGCACTTCTCGGTGGCGAAGGTGCCCGGCACTCCGGACCGGATCGGCGGCTCCAGTTGGCAGTCCCTGATGCGGGGCACCGGCACCATCGAGACCGACTACCTGAACGGCGAGATCGCCCTGATCGCTCGGCGGACTGGCGACGCGGCACCGTTGAACGCCCGGTTGACCGCACTCGCCCGCCGAGCTGCCCGCAACGGCCTGCGGCCCGGAGCGATCACGATCGATCGGCTGACCGACGAGCTACGCGACGCCCTGCCCGGAACCAGTCTGCCCGGAACCAGTCTGCCCGAACCGGTCTGACCGAACCGGTCCGCTCGCACCCTCCGAGGAGCCCAGATCCCTGATGAGATTGGTGATCCAGCGTGTCAGCCGTGCCGCCGTCGAGGTCGACGGGGTGGTTGTCGGCGCCGTCGACGAGCCGGGCTTGTTGATCTTGGTCGGCGTCACCCACGACGACACCGAGGAGGTCGCGGCCAAACTTGCGGCCAAGGCGTGGTCGCTGCGGATCATGGCCGATGAGAAGTCCGCCTCCGACCTGGCTGCACCGATCCTGGTGGTCAGTCAGTTCACCCTGTACGCCGACACCCGCAAGGGCCGCCGGCCGTCCTGGAACGCCGCGGCACCCGGGCCGGTCAGCGAGCCGTTGGTCGAGCATTTCGTCCGGTGCCTGCGAGAGCTCGGCGCCCGGGTGGAGACCGGCCGGTTCGGCGCCCAGATGGAGGTTTCGCTGACCAACGACGGCCCGGTGACAATTCTTCTCGATTCCGATACCTCACGCTGAGGACACACTCAGCGCAATCCCTTTGCTTCGCCCCCCGAACGCGCGACTATGTGAGGTGAGGCGGAGAAGGGAGTCTTCGATGGCTACCGTACGTTCGACCTCGCTACCTGACGGCGGGAATGCCCAGCCAGGCAACGGGGAGCACGACGACCTGAAGTTGCCCGATCACGGCCGGTCCGGCCAGCAGGCCCGGACGGCCCAGCAGGACCCGACGACCCAGGCCCCGGAACACTACGACCTGATCGTGGTCGGCGCCGGCGCCGCAGGGATCGCCGCGGCCCGGACCGCGCGGAGATCGGATGCCCGGGTGCTGATGGTGACCCGTGGCAGACCCGGGCAGAGCTCACAGTGGTCGGGCACGGTCCCGACCAAGGCGCTGATCGCCGCCGCCCGGACCGCGCAGCTGATGCGGACCGCGGATCGGTTCGGGATCACTCCGGTCGAGCCCGACATCAACTTCGGCCACCTGACCGAGGCGATCCGGGACCGGATCACCACCGCCGCACCGGACGAGTCGGTCGGCAGCCTGCGCGAGCAGGGCATCGATCTCGTGTTCGGCACGGCCCGCTTCGGCGGCGAGGCGACGCTGACGGTCGACGACGTTCCGTACGCCTTCTCCCGCGCCGTGATCGCCACCGGCTCGGCACCGGCGATGCCGCCGATCCCGGGACTTGCCGACAGCGCCCCGATGACACCGGAATCCCTGTGGGACCTGCGATTCCTGCCCGAACGCCTGACCCTGATCGGCGGCGGACCGACCGGCTGCGAGCTCGGCCAGGCCTTCGCCCGGCTCGGCAGTCAAGTGATGATCATCGAGCAGCAGGACCGGCTGCTGCCGCGTGAGGAACCGGAGGTCTCACGGCTGATCGCATCCCGGCTCACCGACGAGGGCGTCCAGATCGTCACCGGCACGACGGTCCAACGCGTGACGTCGTACCGCAAGCACTGCCGGTTGACCGTCGGTCAGGCAGATCGCTCGGATGCGCGCGAGATCGAGGCCGGGATGATCTTGGTCGCGGCCGGTCGTCGACCGGCGACGGTCGGCCTGGATCTGGCCCGGGCGGGCGTCTTTCCCAACGCCAACGGCTACATCGACACCGACGACCGGCTGCGCACCAGCAACCGGCGGATCTTCGCCGCCGGTGACGTCCTCGGCGGTCGGCCGCTGGCCAGCCTGGCCGGCCTGGACGGTGAGATCGCCGGCAACAACGCCACCTCCAGTCGCGCCCGGACGGCACACCACGAGCTCGGCCCGCAGGTCGTCTTCACCGATCCCGAGGTCGGCCGGATCGGGCACACCGAGGCGTCGGCGCGGGCCGTGCTCGGCGATTGGCTGCGGATCCGCACCTCCAACCGGCGGGTCGACCGGGCGATCGCGGAGAACGAACCGGCCGGGCTGACCAAGATCATCAGCAACGGTCATGGCCGGATGGTCGGGGCCACGGTTGTCTCGCCGAGGGCCGGTGAGGTGATCACCGAGTTGGCGACGGTGTTGCAGCACGGCGGTCGGATCCGGGAACTGGCCGACGTGCCGCACGCCTACCCGACCTGGTCCGACGAGATCTACAACGCGGCCCAGGCCGAGCAGTCCGAACGGCAACAGACGTTGCTCAGCCGGCGCTGACACCGCCGGGCGCAAGGACCCTCAACGCAAGCAAGGGCCCTGAGCTTGTCGAAGGGTTGGGTTGACAGTCCTTCGACAGACTCAGGACCCTTGGTCCTGCGGAGTTCTCTCAGGCGTCGAGGTCGATGTCGAGCTCGACGACGTTGCCGATGCTGGCGACGACGGCGCGATCGACACTGACACCGGGCGCCAGCGTGCGCAGTGTCCAGCGACCGTCGCCGGCGAAGAACCGGTACTCGCCGTTGTCGGAGGTCGGCACCTCGGCGGTGAACTCACCGCTGGCGTCGAGCAGCCGGACGTAGGCCGAGCCGACCGGGTTGCCGCCGCGCAGCACGCGGCCCTGGATCACTGCCTGGGTGGACAGATCGACGCCGGCCAGATCGGCGGGCTTGGTGGTTGCGCCGCACATGGTCGCTCCTGTGATGGGTGGTGGATGGAAGGGGTGGTCAGGCCTGGCCGGGCTCGTCGCCGAGCGCCACCGGGACGCCGACCAGCGAGCCGTACTCGGTCCAGGAACCGTCGTAGTTCTTCACGTTGGCCTGGTCGAGCAGCTCGTGCAGCACGAACCAGGTGTGCGCACTACGCTCGCCGATCCGGCAGTAGGCGATGGTGTCCTTGCCGAAGTCGAGACCGGCGTCACCGTAGATCTGCTTCAGCTCGTCCTCGCCCCGGAAGGTGCCGTCGTCGTTGGCCGACTTGCTCCACGGCACGTTGACCGCGGTCGGGACGTGACCGGCGCGCTGGGCCGACTCCTGCGGCAGGTGCGCCGGGGCCAGCAGCCGACCGGCGTACTCGTCAGGGCTGCGCACGTCGACCAGGTTGAGCGAGCCGATCGCCTCGACGGTGTCGTCACGGAACGCCCGGATCGCCAGATCCGGATCCTTGGCGGTGTAGGACGTGCTGTCCCGCTTCACCTCGTCCTTGTTGAGCTCGCGGGCATCCAGCTCCCACTTCTTGCGGCCGCCGTCGAGCAGCTTGACGTCGGCATGGCCGTAGAGCTTGAAGTACCAGTAGGCGTACGCGGCGAACCAGTTGTTGTTGCCGCCGTACAGCACCACGGTGTCGTCGTTGCCGACGCCCCGCTCGCTGAGCAGCTTCTCGAACTGCTCCTTGTTGACGAAGTCACGCCGGACCGGATCCTGGAGGTCGGTCTTCCAGTCCAGCTTGATGGCGCCCTTGATGTGGCCACCGTCGTAGGCCGTGGTGTCCTCGTCGACCTCGATCAGGACGATCTTGTCGTCGTCGAGATGCTCGGCAACCCAATCGGCGTCGACGAGTGCTTGGTCCCTGCTCATGTGCGTTCTCCTGTGGTTCGGTTCACGATGCGGTCTGAGGTGCTCGGTATCCGGTCGGCTGGCACTGCCGGGCGGGACGGGAAACCGACCTCTCAGGCCGACCGCGGAAACGAGATGTCAGATCTCAGCAGGACGGCATCGAAGCGGGCCGTCGCCGAAAACAGCGCTGGTCCGTCAGCTCACACGACACAACGACGAACGCATCCGGCCGAAGTCGGTGGCCAGGCGTCGGGTGAGCAAGGGCGCCCACGCAGTCGTCGCGATCACATCGGTCACCCTAGAACGCCCGGAAGGCCCCGCCAACAGGTTGTCTCGTATAACGGTACGCGCGTCTGCATTCTGGACGAGTGCGGTCGCCCCGGAACGTCCTCCGCTCGACGACAACGACGCGCAGTAGGGGGTGCCGGTCCGCCGGAGTTCGACAGCGGTACGTAAGCTTCACGGCAGATTTCGGCAAGGACATGACCGCCGGTCAGCGCCGACCGCCGGCGAACGGCGGCAGCACCTCAACGGTCACATCGCTGTCCAACGGCCGCTGTTGATCTTGCTCGTGCAGCACCCGGCCGTCGATCAGAAAACTGCAACTGACAAGCACATCGGCCAGTCGCGAGTCCTCGCGCCCGGCACCGGCCGCAGCGACGGCAGCGGCGATGGTGGGAGCCTGCAAGACCTCTGTTTCGACGCCCGCCGCCGCCCTCGCACCTGCCCAGTAGTGCAGGACCACATTCGTCATGAGGGTATTCTCTCCCCCAAGCGCCGGGGCTCGGAGGACAACTCCGGGCCCCGATTTGTTGTCACGCACTTCGTCCGATGTTCAGCCACCGCAGCGTTCCAGCCTCGGGAGGACCTATGGCCACCCTGCTGCTCCTGACCAACGACATGCAGGTCTCCACCGATGTCCTGCCTGCCCTCGAACTCCTCAGCCATCAGGTTCGGGTCACCTCTGCCGAGCCGACCGCCCTGCTCGACGCACCGCAGGCCGATGTCATCCTGCTCGACGCCCGCCGCGATCTGGTCGGCGCGCGGTCGCTGTGCCGGCTGATCCAGACGACCGGCAAGGAAGCGCCACTGATCGTGATCGTCAACGACGGTGGCCTGGCCGCTCTCACCAACGACTGGGGATTCGACGATCTGCTGCTGTCCGGTGCGGGTCCGGCCGAGGTCGACGCACGGATCCGGCTCGCGATGTCACCGAGCGGGCCGACCGAGGACGATCAACTCATCCACACCGGCAACATCGTGATCGACGAGGCCGGCTATTCGGCCAAACTGAACGGACAGCAACTCGACCTCACCTACACCGAATTCGAGTTGCTGAAGTATCTGGCCCAGCATCCCGGCCGGGTGTTCAGCCGGCAGCAACTGCTCAGCGACGTCTGGGGCTATGACTACTACGGCGGCACCCGGACCGTCGACGTCCACGTACGACGCCTGCGAGCCAAGCTCGGACCCGAGTACGAGTCGGTGATCGGGACCGTCCGCAACGTCGGTTACCGCTTCGTGGTGCCTGCCGAGGAGGCTCCGGCGCCGTCCCGGATCGCGTCGAAGTCCTGACCCGCCATCCCAGCCACCGTCGCCCAGCCACTGCCGCCCAGCCACCGGCGAGGACAAGGAAGCGACTCCGCCGAGGACACCGACAACGAATAGACTCGACCACACGGTTCCGACGGCCCAGGAGGGGTAGGGATGCCGAGTTGGACGAGCGGCACACTGATCGGCTCGGTCCAACGCGCACTGCGGCTGCTCGATGTGGTGGCCGATGCCTCCCGGCCGATCACGGTCAAGGCACTGTCCAGCCGCTCCGGCCTCAGCCTCGGCACCACCTACAACCTGGTCCGGACGCTGATCCACGAGGGGTACCTGCGGGGTGATCACGACGGGTTGCTGCTCGGCCCCCGATTTCCCGGACTGTCCGACCAGGACTGGTCCGGCGTCTATCTGGCCCGGGTCCGCAGCGCCCTCAATCAGGTCTCCGACGAGCTCGGCGCGGCCGCGTACCTCTCCCGCTACGCCGACGGCGAGATCAGTGTGGTCGACATCGTCGACGCGGCCACCCATCCGCGGGTGGCGCTGTGGGTCGGGATCCAGGACAGCGCGCATGCCACGGCGCTGGGCAAACAGATCCTCGCCAACCTGGACGACAACGCACTGCAGGACTACCTGTCCCGCCATCAACTGCCGGAGCTGACCCAGCACACGATCAGCGACCGCCGGTCCTTGCTGCGGGCGCTCAGCGTCGCCGCCGACGGCGCGATCGACCGTCAGGAGTACGCCTTGGGCAGCGTCTGCCTCGCGGTGCCGGTGCTGACCGACGACACGGTCGCCGCGCTCGCCATCTCGCTGCCGGCCGACGACCGCCGGATCGCCGACCTGACCGATGTGACCGACCAACTCCGGGCCATCGCCGCCACGCTGTCGCTGCAGTTGAGCGCCGAACGGGCCTTCAGCTGACGACGAGGTCGTTTCAGCATCTGAAAGGTTGGGGGCTCCCTCGGCTCCGGCGGCGGCCTACCGTTGGTTGCAGCGCATCGGATCGCAGGGCGGTGGCCAGACCGACCGAGTGTTCGATGCCGATGCTGCCGTCCCCGCGGTCGACGCGAATCCCCCGTAGCGGTCGACCGTGGTGCGGGCGGCGATCGAGGGAGTGTCTCCTTGATCGGTCGTCGCGAGACCGCCGTCGGCCAGAGCGGCGGTTGACCGATCGGGAGACACGTCCCATCGCACCGATTGCTGCAGGCGTGCAGATCCTCTACTCCTGGGAGAACGG
Protein-coding sequences here:
- a CDS encoding sulfurtransferase, with protein sequence MSRDQALVDADWVAEHLDDDKIVLIEVDEDTTAYDGGHIKGAIKLDWKTDLQDPVRRDFVNKEQFEKLLSERGVGNDDTVVLYGGNNNWFAAYAYWYFKLYGHADVKLLDGGRKKWELDARELNKDEVKRDSTSYTAKDPDLAIRAFRDDTVEAIGSLNLVDVRSPDEYAGRLLAPAHLPQESAQRAGHVPTAVNVPWSKSANDDGTFRGEDELKQIYGDAGLDFGKDTIAYCRIGERSAHTWFVLHELLDQANVKNYDGSWTEYGSLVGVPVALGDEPGQA
- a CDS encoding endonuclease/exonuclease/phosphatase family protein, which encodes MISSFMISRPLRRLVLAITAVLLAITGLTVPGPSAEAAARAPIMVSIANVGSVSQPAVGRILRDVKPQVMVVSEAYNAGPHLTRLGRQYHYRVIQFHRGYGAEAPDVAMLVRTDVAITSTALMKMTVGWSYNGKQRAPRRYPVVVVQHLGRTWDVIGVHLPPGGPGGGNRRAWLESANRVEGYAAAHTAHPVVAAGDFNAVADSCAAHFSGFTVRKGAKVDHAAVRKSRGTTIDTVRTHQVRNANSHGWLTFGLSDG
- a CDS encoding FABP family protein translates to MAFEIPSDLNPELVALAWMIGSWEGAGKSSYPGTEDRDFGQRIDISHNGGDFLHYFSQTFEVDEEGKATKPLEMETGFWRPQRDASLEVVMSHPSGVVEIWYGHISGAKIELATDAVARTKTAPDYTAGHRLYGNVESDLLWTFDRAAEGHPLQSYQWGRLKRVSS
- a CDS encoding DUF1416 domain-containing protein encodes the protein MCGATTKPADLAGVDLSTQAVIQGRVLRGGNPVGSAYVRLLDASGEFTAEVPTSDNGEYRFFAGDGRWTLRTLAPGVSVDRAVVASIGNVVELDIDLDA
- a CDS encoding MoaD/ThiS family protein, producing the protein MTNVVLHYWAGARAAAGVETEVLQAPTIAAAVAAAGAGREDSRLADVLVSCSFLIDGRVLHEQDQQRPLDSDVTVEVLPPFAGGRR
- the dtd gene encoding D-aminoacyl-tRNA deacylase; protein product: MRLVIQRVSRAAVEVDGVVVGAVDEPGLLILVGVTHDDTEEVAAKLAAKAWSLRIMADEKSASDLAAPILVVSQFTLYADTRKGRRPSWNAAAPGPVSEPLVEHFVRCLRELGARVETGRFGAQMEVSLTNDGPVTILLDSDTSR
- a CDS encoding IclR family transcriptional regulator; the protein is MPSWTSGTLIGSVQRALRLLDVVADASRPITVKALSSRSGLSLGTTYNLVRTLIHEGYLRGDHDGLLLGPRFPGLSDQDWSGVYLARVRSALNQVSDELGAAAYLSRYADGEISVVDIVDAATHPRVALWVGIQDSAHATALGKQILANLDDNALQDYLSRHQLPELTQHTISDRRSLLRALSVAADGAIDRQEYALGSVCLAVPVLTDDTVAALAISLPADDRRIADLTDVTDQLRAIAATLSLQLSAERAFS
- a CDS encoding winged helix-turn-helix transcriptional regulator, coding for MATLLLLTNDMQVSTDVLPALELLSHQVRVTSAEPTALLDAPQADVILLDARRDLVGARSLCRLIQTTGKEAPLIVIVNDGGLAALTNDWGFDDLLLSGAGPAEVDARIRLAMSPSGPTEDDQLIHTGNIVIDEAGYSAKLNGQQLDLTYTEFELLKYLAQHPGRVFSRQQLLSDVWGYDYYGGTRTVDVHVRRLRAKLGPEYESVIGTVRNVGYRFVVPAEEAPAPSRIASKS
- a CDS encoding dihydrolipoyl dehydrogenase family protein, whose protein sequence is MATVRSTSLPDGGNAQPGNGEHDDLKLPDHGRSGQQARTAQQDPTTQAPEHYDLIVVGAGAAGIAAARTARRSDARVLMVTRGRPGQSSQWSGTVPTKALIAAARTAQLMRTADRFGITPVEPDINFGHLTEAIRDRITTAAPDESVGSLREQGIDLVFGTARFGGEATLTVDDVPYAFSRAVIATGSAPAMPPIPGLADSAPMTPESLWDLRFLPERLTLIGGGPTGCELGQAFARLGSQVMIIEQQDRLLPREEPEVSRLIASRLTDEGVQIVTGTTVQRVTSYRKHCRLTVGQADRSDAREIEAGMILVAAGRRPATVGLDLARAGVFPNANGYIDTDDRLRTSNRRIFAAGDVLGGRPLASLAGLDGEIAGNNATSSRARTAHHELGPQVVFTDPEVGRIGHTEASARAVLGDWLRIRTSNRRVDRAIAENEPAGLTKIISNGHGRMVGATVVSPRAGEVITELATVLQHGGRIRELADVPHAYPTWSDEIYNAAQAEQSERQQTLLSRR
- a CDS encoding GNAT family N-acetyltransferase; the protein is MEQLVVPYAVRTAEPEDLVELEWSGGAEHIDALARAVQRSYVDEMAVLVITAGRSGPAGTARTVAVGAVDLTKRPGAGELTMLSVRESWQSLGLGTILIAALEAQVRGHGLTRAVLAVEHDNPRAAALYHRLGYRRIGSELDGWPVGPNRSYATVSFLLERNLGN
- a CDS encoding ketopantoate reductase family protein, giving the protein MTRYVFIGAGAIGSAVGGLLAARGTDVLMVARGDHGRAMAAGGLRLRTPEETVSVRPPTVTGPDGVVLRPDDVLVLTTKTHQAEAAIDQWADVEVHDGDTVRGRAADLLPIITALNGVASEEIALRYFARVYAACVMMPAAMIDPGEVILRGTPQRGVFHLGRYPTLPADDPDRREADARWLSGLAADWDAAGCHVTTPDAVMDWKYRKLLSNLGNVFDALLADPGEAGDLRRAAEAEARRILDAAGIGYISDETDNAARRPHFSVAKVPGTPDRIGGSSWQSLMRGTGTIETDYLNGEIALIARRTGDAAPLNARLTALARRAARNGLRPGAITIDRLTDELRDALPGTSLPGTSLPEPV